The proteins below are encoded in one region of Mauremys reevesii isolate NIE-2019 linkage group 15, ASM1616193v1, whole genome shotgun sequence:
- the BTBD17 gene encoding BTB/POZ domain-containing protein 17 — MAGLLGARPAVPRRGGCSWATFLLLLLPVQAAQKADLSGEAAGATINHSLALIHRLQELLQDGNASDTTLRVRTAGSDEVKVFHTHQLLLALQSEAFESLLHNQTMVTLHEPADNAALFEKFIRYLYCGEISILLHQAIPLHRLASKYRVSTLQRGVAEYMKSHLASESSQGHVVGWYHYAVKIGDAGLQESCLQFLAWNLSAVMGGAEWATVSAELLVLLLERSDLVLHSELELYTAVEEWLGRKQPEAPVVVKVLRSIRYAMIPPSHLFHLQKQSAVMVRHYGAIQDLLFQAFQFHSASPIHFAKYFDVNCSMFLPRNYLSSSWGSPWVINNPARDDRSTSFQTQLGPSNHDASKRVTWNVLFSPRWLPVSLRPVYSDSVSGAIQSIRIEDGRPRLVITPAMTSSDFAGVSFQKTVLVGVRQQGRIFVRHAYSFHQSTDELADFLAHADLQKRTSEYLIDNSLHLHLIVKPVYHSLIKVRK, encoded by the exons ATGGCTGGGCTGCTGGGGGCCAGGCCGGCCGTGCCCCGGcgagggggctgcagctgggccacctTCCTGCTGCTCCTACTCCCCGTCCAAGCAG CCCAGAAAGCGGATCTCAGCGGCGAGGCCGCCGGGGCCACCATTAACCACTCGCTGGCACTGATCCACCGgctgcaggagctgctgcaggacGGCAACGCCAGCGACACCACACTGCGGGTGCGCACCGCCGGCTCCGACGAGGTCAAGGTCTTCCACACCCACCAGCTGCTCCTGGCCCTGCAGAGCGAAGCCTTCGAGAGCCTCCTGCACAACCAGACCATGGTGACGCTGCACGAGCCGGCCGACAACGCCGCGCTCTTCGAGAAGTtcatcag GTATCTGTACTGCGGGGAGATCTCCATCCTGTTGCACCAGGCCATCCCCCTGCACCGCCTCGCTAGCAAATACCGCGTCTCCACGCTCCAGCGCGGGGTGGCCGAGTACATGAAGAGCCACCTGGCCAGCGAGTCCAGCCAGGGCCACGTGGTCGGCTGGTATCACTACGCAGTGAAGATCGGGGACGCGGGCTTGCAGGAGAGCTGCCTGCAGTTCCTGGCCTGGAACCTCTCGGCCGTCATGGGCGGCGCCGAGTGGGCCACGGTGAGCGcggagctgctggtgctgctgctggagcgcTCCGACCTGGTGCTGCACAGCGAGCTGGAGCTGTACACCGCCGTCGAGGAGTGGCTGGGCCGCAAGCAGCCCGAAGCCCCCGTGGTGGTGAAGGTGCTGCGCTCCATCCGCTACGCCATGATCCCCCCCAGCCACCTGTTCCACCTGCAGAAGCAGTCGGCGGTGATGGTGCGGCACTACGGGGCCATCCAGGACCTGCTCTTCCAGGCCTTCCAGTTCCACTCCGCCTCCCCCATCCACTTCGCCAAGTACTTCGACGTCAACTGCAGCATGTTCCTGCCCCGCAACTACctctccagctcctggggctcccCGTGGGTCATCAACAACCCGGCCCGCGACGACCGCAGCACCAGCTTCCAAACCCAGCTGGGCCCCAGCAACCACGACGCCAGCAAGCGGGTGACCTGGAATGTCCTCTTCTCCCCACGCTGGCTGCCCGTCAGCCTGCGCCCCGTCTACTCGGACTCTGTCTCCGGAGCCATCCAGTCCATCCGGATCGAGGACGGGCGGCCCCGGCTGGTGATCACCCCGGCTATGACCAGCTCCGACTTCGCGGGCGTCAGCTTCCAGAAGACCGTCCTGGTGGGGGTACGGCAGCAGGGGCGAATCTTCGTGAGACACGCCTACAGCTTCCACCAGAGCACGGACGAGCTGGCCGATTTCCTGGCGCACGCCGACCTGCAGAAGCGCACCTCCGAGTACCTGATCGACAACTCCCTGCACCTGCACCTGATTGTCAAGCCTGTCTACCACTCGCTGATCAAGGTCAGGAAGTAG